The window CGACCTCGAGGTTCAGCACCTGCGAGGAGTCGCTCTCGTTGACGATCGCGGCGACGAAGTTACCCTCGGTGCCCTCGTCGTTGGCGACGATGAGCGCGTTGCGCACGGCGAGCGGTCCGCTCGAAGCCGGCACGTTGAGTCCGTCGGCGGGGGAGTACTGGATCGTCGTGCTCTGCGGCGAGAGCATGGCGCAGCCGCTCGTTCCCAGTGCGACAGCAGCCGCCACGACGACGGACGCGATCAGGCGCGTTTTCACGGTTCCTCCCGGTTGCAGACGGCTTCCCCAGCATTCTACGGGGTCCGGCCCGCCCATCCCGTTCCGCGCCCCTCGCGGGCCGCGCGCGTTCGCGCGTGCGCGGGGATCAGAGGTGGGGTGTGAGGGCGCGAACCCTAGCGCATTCGGCCCTGTGGTATCCTGGTCGTTGCCGAAAGGACATAACTCCATGCTTTTTGAGGTTGGCGAAACGGTCGTCTATCCGCACCACGGTGCCGCGACCATCATCGAGGTCAAGGAACGCGTCATCAAGGGCGAGACCAAGAAGTACTTGAAGCTCAACGTCACCCAAGGCGATCTGGTCATCGAGGTTCCGGCTGACAACGTCGACCTCGTGGGTGTGCGCGACGTGATCGGCAAGGACGGCCTCGAGCGCGTCTTCGAGGTCCTGCGTGCTCCCTTCACCGAGGAGCCGACCAACTGGTCGCGCCGCTACAAGGCGAACCTCGAGAAGCTCGCTTCGGGCGATGTGATCAAGGTCAGCGAGGTCGTTCGCGACCTGTGGCGCCGCGATCAGGACCGTGGTCTGTCCGCGGGGGAGAAGCGCATGCTCGCCAAGGCCAAGCAGATCCTCGTCTCCGAGCTCGCCCTCGCCGAGAAGACGGACGAGGAGAAGGCCAGCGTCCTGCTCGAAGAGGTTCTCGCCAGCTGACGAAAGGCGCCTTCGTGCCTCAGCCCGTGCCGCGCATCGCGGTCGTGGTCGTCGCCGGCGGGTCGGGTACCCGTCTCGGTGAAGAAGTTCCCAAGGCATTCGTCGGGATCGACGCGCACACGATGCTGCGGCACGCCCTCGACGGCGTCTTCCGCAGCGGAATCGACGCTCAGGTAGTCGTCGTCGCTCCCGCGGAGCGCACGGGGGAGGCCCTGACGGAAGCGCTCGCCGCCGCGGGGGATGCCCGTGAACGGGTGAGCGTCGTCGCCGGCGGCAGCACCCGTCAGAAGTCGGTCGCCGC is drawn from Microbacterium binotii and contains these coding sequences:
- a CDS encoding DNA modification methylase produces the protein MKTRLIASVVVAAAVALGTSGCAMLSPQSTTIQYSPADGLNVPASSGPLAVRNALIVANDEGTEGNFVAAIVNESDSSQVLNLEVGENAVKLTVRVPAGDTVSLGTEDTEPLLIEDLDARPGSTVPIFFQSGDGEGARVEIPVLNGDLDYLTPLAP
- a CDS encoding CarD family transcriptional regulator, giving the protein MLFEVGETVVYPHHGAATIIEVKERVIKGETKKYLKLNVTQGDLVIEVPADNVDLVGVRDVIGKDGLERVFEVLRAPFTEEPTNWSRRYKANLEKLASGDVIKVSEVVRDLWRRDQDRGLSAGEKRMLAKAKQILVSELALAEKTDEEKASVLLEEVLAS